The region CTCCTTTTTAGATAAGTTCAGTTATTTTCGCATTTACTATTGTGATATCTCGTTCCAGCTCGATCATCCTGCGCTTTGCTTCGAATAAAGATACCGTGGCAGTTTGAAGATCCGGCGAGTTTTTGATTCCGCGCTTATATTCTGACAGTGTCATTTCGTAATACTTTTGGGCAAACATGAGTCTTTGTTGCTGATGTATTTTAAGCTTTGCTAGACTTTCTCTAGTAGTTAACAGGTTTCGTAAATCTTTTTCTATTTCGAGACGGGTGTTCTTTTTGTCAAACTGTTGAGTTGAAACTCCATAGTTTGTTGCTTGATGACGATAATAGCTTGAAAAGCCAGAAAAAAGATTCCAACTCAAAAGCAATGCGAACCTGGATTCTGTACCATTCAATGGATCTGAATACTCTGGAGTTATTCTGCCATAGCTAGCTTCGAGATCTAAGAACGGTAAAAACTCAGATCGTTGCTGAGTTACCTTCGCATGAGATATCTCTTCAAGTTGATCTTGTTTTTTAAGAGATGGATTGTTTTGAAGCGCCGTTTCAATATTTATTTCAATACTATTTATATCAAATGATTCTCGATCTGAAACTGAACTTTCAGAGATATTTAATCCTGTAAGTGTACTAAGCTCTTTGTTAAGTCGTTCTATTTCAGCTTTGATGGATTCGCGTTCATTCAAAATATTATTTTCTTCTAGATCAATCTCAATACTGTCGACGTTTGAAGTAAGTCCTGCATTGATTTTCTTCTGTGCCATCTGTCGTTGTTTATTTAAAAAATCAGATTTTTCATCAAGAATAGACAGGTTTTTTTTATTGGCAAGAAGACTATAGTAAGTTTCGCGTAACTGACGACGAAGGGCGCGGGTTTTTACATCTAGGTCTAATTGTGCAATTTGGAACTCGCTATTAGAGATTGTCCTCAATGAGGAGTCTTCTCCTCCACGGTATAGATTCCATCGACCGCTCACGTAGCCTAGATATCCTTCGCTAGGTTCTTGAATGGTTTTATTTTCAGCGTATCCACCATTTAAGGAAATTTGCGGAAGAAAATTTCCAAATTGAGATTGTGCCGTCGCTTTTTGCGCCTTCACCGTTGCTTCAAGCGAACGAATTTGCGGATTGGAAGATAGCATTTGGGCTTCAAGGGAAGCCAAAGTTGATCCTTCATTAGCAAATGCAGAAATAAAGACCAAAATGAATTGTGTAAAGATTAAAAGCGACGTCACCCTCATAGATTACTTCTCCAAAAGAAATTTAAAACTGTCGGTTTTGCCCGAGTGCTGTGCCTTGATATCAAGGTCAGCGCGATAGGCACCCTTAAGATCTACTTTGGTTGCAAATGCTTTACCGTCATTGGTGAACGTCAAAGCCTGAGGTTTTCCTTTTGGCGTTTTTGCAGTTCCAGTTAACTTTACATCTGCAATTTTCAAATCTTCTCCAGAATGCGCTAACGGAAAGAATTGAATCGAGTCTCCGGAAACCAGCATTTCCATATTAATTTCTTTGCCAGCTTTGACGATTCCACCATGTTGGGCTTTAATTTGGCCCGGGATTTCGTCATGGCCTTCGTGCGCGATTGAATTAACACCGAAAAATAAAATGCTAGATAGCGCGATCGTTAAAAACTGTTTGTTCATTTTAAGTCTCCTTTGATTCAAATATACTTACTTCATCCGTTGTCTTTAGGTATTTAAAAGCTGATTTCTTTCCAAAGTGATAAAAAACGGTCGGTGTGACAAACATATCTAGCAATGTGCTGCTAATCAAACCACCGACTATAACGACAGCGACGGGATGAAGAATTTCTTTTCCCGGTTCGCCTTTCGAAAGTACTAATGGAAGTAGGCCAAGAATGGCAGTGAGAGCGGTCATCAATACAGGAACCAGTCTTTCAAGTGAACCACGAATTACCATTTCCTTGGTAAAACCTTCTCCTTCATGCTTCATAAGGTGAAGGTAGTGAGAGATCATCATTATGCCATTTCTAGAGGCGATTCCGCAAAGAGTTACAAATGCGACCAAGCTGGCAATGCTGATCGTTCCATCGGTTATTAAAATAGCTACCACGCCACCAATAAATGCCATTGGAATGTTCAACATAACTTGAAAAGAGATAAAACTACTCTTGAAGTGAGCGTACAGAATGACGAAAACTGAAATGACGGACAGGAAGCCTAAGAGAATCATTAATCGGGATGCTTGTTGTTGGCTTTCAAATTGTCCACCGTAATTAATGAAGTAGCCAGATGGGACTTCAACTTTATCTTTAATTTTAGATTGAATGTCAGCCATAACGCTTTCCAGATCCCGACCTGACGAATTAGCTTGGACGACGATACGCCGTTGAGCATTTTCTCTGTTAATAATATTTGGACCTGAAGTTTCATAGACGTCCGCTATCATTTCGACGCGAACTTTTGTTCCATCTGGAAGTGTTTTAAGAGGGGTTCGTTTAATAAGATCCAAGTTAGATCGAGATTTTTCATCAAATCTCATAAACGCATCTACAGTCTTTTGCCCCTCGAGAATTTGACCAACCACTTCTCCCTGAAGAGCTTTTTCTAAAAGCTGTGCTAAATCTCCTACAGAAACACCAAACTTAGAGGCTTCATCTCTCAAAAGTTGAACCTTGACCTGAGGAATTAAAACCTGCTGTTCGATTTGTAAATCGACTAACCCTGGCACGTCTTTTAAAGACTGTTGAACTTCGCTGGCCTTTGCGCGAAGTGTGGAAAGATCTGGTCCAAAGATTTTTATAGCGATTTGCGCCCGGACGCCCGATAAAAGGTGATCTAGTCGATGAGATATAGGCTGCCCAACATTAACCGCAACGCCTTGAAGTTCAGATAAATTTCTACGAATTTCGGTAAGCACTTGATTTCTGGGGCGTCCCTCTTCCTTAAAGTCGACATCAATTTCAGAGTAGTGAACGCCCTCTGCGTGCTCATCTTGCTCGGCGCGCCCAGTTCTACGTGACACAGAAGTTACTTCCGGACTTTTCATGATTAATTCTTCTGCTTTTTTGCCAAGACGATCTGATTCCTCAAGAGAAATTCCCGGAGTAGCAACTACTGTTATAGTCGCCGTGCCTTCATTGAAATGAGGTAGGAAGTCTCTGCCAATGAATGTGGTTAGAAAAACTGCGCAAATAAACAAGGCAGTTGTTACGCCTAAAATAATTTTTGGGTGTGCTAAGGATCTGTTAAGAATCTGAGTGTCCCATTGCTTAAGCTTTCGAACTAAAGCGCCGTCCTTGTGTTCTAAGAGTTCGCCTTTTGATAATAGGTATGAACACAGAACTGGCGTCACAGTGAGAGAAATGATCATCGAAGCCAGAAGTGAAATAATATATGAAATCCCGAGAGGCGCGAAAAGCCGACCTTCGATTCCTCCCATGCTGAAAAGTGGAACGAAAACTAAACAGACAATAAGAGTTGCAATTACAATTGAATTTCTGACTTCACTAGATGCTTCGAAAATAACTTTGAGCGTATTCTTTGGTTTTGCGAGCAACTTATTTTCGCGAAGTCTGCGGTATACATTTTCGACGTCAACGATAGCGTCATCAACGAGCTCGCCAATTGCGACGGCGAGTCCCCCAAGTGTCATGGTGTTGACGGAAAGTCCGAATATTTTAAAAACGATAGCTGTTAAAACAAATGAAAGAGGAATCGCCGTCATAGTTATAGCCGTCGTTCGCAAATTCATCAGAAATAATAAAAGCACAATCAGAACGAGAATGACGCCGTCACGAAGAGCCTCTTTAACGTTATGGATCGAGTTTTCGATAAAGCGAGATTGTTTAAAGAGGTCGGGCTCAATTTTGACTCCTTTGGGTAGGCCTATCGAGAGTTCCTTTAATGCTTTATCTATATCTTTCGTTAAATCAATTGTGCTTGCGCCAGGTTGTTTTTGAATGGTCATGATAACTGAAGCCTTGCCATTTACACTGGCATCTCCTCGTTTGACCTGCGGCCCTTCTTGAACTTCCGCAATATCTTTTACTCGGACGGGTCTGCCTAGGTGCATGCCCACAAAAGAATTTTGAATGTCATCTAGACTGCGAACTGCCCCAAGGTTTCTAATCAAATACTCCTGAGGGCCAATATTTATGAAGCCGCCGGTGGAATTAATACTAAGATCTGAAAGATTGTGTTCGATATCATCTAGGGCTAACTGAAATTTTTGAATTTTTTCGGCTGAGATAAGAATTTGAAATTGTCTCACGCCTCCGCCAATTGCGATTACCTGCGTAACTCCTGGGATACTCATGAGGCGAGGGCGCAATGTCCAATCTGCGATCGTTCTCAACTCAAGTGGACTGACGGTGCCATCTGGAGAACTAAGACCAATAAGCTGTATTTCTCCCATGATCGAGGCGATCGGTCCCATAATAGGTGTCGCATTTTTTGGAAGCTTTTCTTTAGCTAGAGCTATTTTCTCTTGGACCATTTGTCTATTGCGGTAGATATCTGTTCCCCAGTCAAACTCGATATAAATAACACTTAATCCGACTGCAGAACTGGAGCGAACTCGCTGTACCCCGGGAAGACCATTCAGTGCGGTTTCAAGGGGAAACGTCACCAAAGTTTCAACCTCTTCGGGGGCAAGGCCAGGGGCCTCGGTCATGATATTTACTGTGGGTCTATTTAAATCTGGGAAAACATCCACCGGAAGAGTTATTAGAGCCCATACTCCGTACACCAAAACTAATGCCGTGAAAGCAATAACAAGCAGTCTATGAGTCAGGGCATATTTTATGACTTTATCGAGCATAAGTCCTCTTTTCGAATATACTAGGAGGGGGTATAGTCAATTGTGACAAGGAAAAAAAATATTGTTCTTCATATTTTCTCCTTGCAAGACCCCTTGCTAATTATACCCCCATGGGGTAAGTATGATATGAAATTTAGAGGTATAAATTGAAAAAAGCAAACAACAAATCTCTTCATCCTGATCATGGTGTTCACAAGAAACGTTTAAATCGAGTCCGTGGACAAATAGATGGTATCGAAAAGATGATTGATGAAAGACGCTATTGTCCTGATATTTTAATCCAACTGCGGGCTGCCGCTAAGGCTCTGGAATCCATCGAGGCGGAAATTATGCAAAAGCATATTCATGGTTGTGTGAAGACCGCAATTAAATCTCGTGATGAAAATGCCGTAACAGAAAAAATTGATGAAATAATGATGCTCGTTAAGAGATAGGTTTTTTATGTCGTTAAAATCCGAGAAAGAAATAGAGCTTCAACTTATTGGGATGTCCTGCGTTAACTGCGCCGCAAAGATTGAAAAAACGTTAAATGGTTTTGAACAAGTTAATGCATCAGTGAATTTTGCGACTTCCAAGGCCGTGGTTTCATTTCCTTCAGATCAGTGGAGCGCTCATTTACTTGTTGAGAAGATTCAAGAGCTGGGATTTCAGGCTTTTGAAATCGATGAAGACGCACAGACCGGGGATATCAAAAATATAGTACAGAAAGAAAAGGAACGCGAACAAAGACTTTTCTTTGCAGCGCTAATTCTTACGAGCCCTTTTATTCTCGAGATGTTCTATATGTTAGGTGGGAATGGTCATCAGGAGCTAATACCAAGATGGGTACAACTGATTTTGGCGACTCCCGTGCAATTTTGGATCGGGTGGCGATTTTATCGTGGATCCTACTATGCTCTTCGTTCCAAAAGTTCAAACATGGATGTCTTAATTGCTTTGGGTACAACCATGGCTTATGTCCTTAGTGTTCTGGTAACGGTAATGAACTGGCATCACCAGCATGTATATTTCGAAGCAAGTACCATGGTTATTACACTTGTTCTTGCTGGAAAATACCTGGAGTCAAAGGCAAAGAAAAAAACATCAGATGCCCTTGAGGGCCTTGTTCGTCTTCAGCCAAAAACCGCTATCGTCGAAAGAAGCGGTAAGTTTGAAGAGATTGAAGTTAAGGATGTTATTGTTGGGGATACTGTCATTGTTAAAAACGCCGAAGCAATTCCTATTGACGGTGTTGTTGTTGGTGGAAGTTCATCAGTTGATGAGTCTATGCTAACAGGCGAAAGTATTCCCGTTGCTAAACATGTCGGTGACAAAGTTTTTGCAGCGACGCTCAATCACAGCGGTTCTTTGCGAGTGAAGGCCACTGGTGTTGGCACGCGAACCCAGCTAGCCCAAATTATTAAAATTGTATCGATTGCGCAGGGTTCTAAAGCGCCTATTCAGCGGCTCGCTGATAAAATATCAGCCATCTTCGTTCCAACAGTAGTGACTGTCAGTTTATTTACTTTCTTTTTAACGTGGATGATTTCTGGTGATCTGGCGTCGGCATTCATAGCAGCCGTATCAGTCCTCGTAATCGCCTGTCCGTGTGCATTGGGTTTAGCTACTCCAACTGCAGTCGTTGTGGGAGTGGGAAAGGCAGCCCATGCTGGGGTACTATTTCGTGACGCTAAAGCACTTGAGGTAGCTGAAAAGATAGATGTCTTGGTCCTTGATAAAACCGGAACTATTACAGAAGGCAAGCCGACAGTAAGCGACGTCAAGATAGGTAATATGGTGACATTGGAGAATGCATTGCAGATCGCGATGAGTCTTGAGGAAGGTTCCTCTCACCCATTAGCTCGAGCTATTGTAGACGAAGGAAATAAGAATCATATTTATCCTGTGCCAGTTGATTTTTTTGAATCTGTAGTTGGACAAGGAGTGCAGGGTAAGATTGGGACTGAGGTTTACAAGCTTGGAAAACCGGAATGGATTGCCGATAGTGTCCATCTTGACAAAAGTATTTTGCATTCAATGGAAGCAAGCGGACAAACGGTTGTGGTCCTGGCATCATCTCAAGAAGTTATCGCCTACTTTGCTATTGCAGATAAGGTTCGTGAAAGCTCAAAAGTTGCTATTCAGCAAATTCTTTCACAAGGCATTCGTGTTGTAATGCTGACGGGCGATAATGAAGGTACGGCAAAAGCAATTGCGAAGGAAGTCGGTATAGCTGAGTTTAAACATAGCGTGAAGCCATCGGATAAAGCTAACTTCGTAGTCGCATTGAAAAGGAAGAAGCTGACTGTGGCCATGGTCGGGGATGGAGTGAACGATGCGCCCGCTCTTGCAATGGCAGACGTCAGTTTCTCTATGTCGTCGGGGACAGACATAGCAATCGAAGCGGCAGATGTGACTTTGATGAAGAACGATTTAACATCAGTGTTTGCCGCAATCTCATTGTCAAAATTTACCTTAAGAAAGATTAGGCAAAATCTTTTCTTTGCTTTTGTTTACAATGTTTTTGGAATTCCTTTAGCTGCACTGGGAATGTTGAACCCCATTATTGCCGGAGGAGCTATGGCATTGAGTTCCGTATCTGTTTTAACAAATTCTTTAATGTTAAAGCGCGTTCGATTAACGGCGAATGCAGAGTAGTGTTGTGGATGTTGAAAAGATAATTTTAGTATGTAGTTCCTGCGGCAAAGAAGCAGATGCTGGGAACACTTCAAAAAAATTGCAGGGTAGAATCAAAAACTTTGCAAAGGAAAATAACGAGCAATGTTTGGTGCTTTTGACAAGTTGTCTCGGAGTTTGTCCTGATCAGGGTATTACCATTGCGTATACCTCGAAAAGTGGCCGAGGAGTAACTCTAGAAGTTATTCCAGATGAGTCGAGCGGGGAATCGGTTATTAGAAAAATATGAAATGAGGTTGAAAATGAAGAACGGCGACTCTCACAATCATCACCAACACCATCATCACCAAGGGCCGATACTTAATGATATGCCTTCCATTGCAGATGTCACTTCATCGAAGGCTAACATCACTTATACATGCCCAATGCATCCCCAAATCAGGCAGAATAAGCCTGGTAATTGTCCAATCTGCGGGATGAGTCTTGAACCTTTAGAACCTGCACTTGAAGAAGGCGAAGATCATGAACTTTCAGACATGAATCGCCGATTCAAGGTTTCTCTAATCTTTACGATACCTCTGGTTTTACTTGCTATGGCTGAAATGATTCTGCCATTCAAGATACATGATCTATCCGGTGCTATTTCATTAAATTACTTTCAATTAATTTTGGCCACTCCAGTAGTTCTATGGTCTGGATATCCGTTATTTCAGCGAGGCTGGATTTCTCTCAAAACGTTGCAACTCAATATGTTTACTCTCATTGCATTAGGGACAGCGGTTGCCTATGTATACAGTTTAGTTGCGACACTATTGCCAGCGCTATTCCCTGAAGTTATGAAGAATCAGCATACTGGAGAAGTTGGCGTTTATTTCGAGGCAGCTGCTGCTATCATCACGCTGGTACTATTAGGACAGGTTCTTGAACTGAGAGCTAGGAAGCAAACATCAGGAGCGATTAAAGCTCTATTAGGGCTTGCTCCGAAAATGGCTTTGCGAATTCGTGATGATAAAGAAGAATTCGTCGAATTGTCTCGAATCGTAATCGAGGATTTACTCAAGGTTAAGCCTGGAGAAAAAGTTCCAGTCGATGGCGTGGTTGTGCAAGGGCAAAGTTCCATTGATGAATCCATGATTACTGGTGAACCGATTCCTGTGGAAAAAGAAATGGGTTCTAAAGTAACAGGGGGAACACTCAATGGCACTGGTACTTTTGTTATGAAGGCTGAAAAGGTTGGATCAGAAACACTACTTTCGCAAATTGTGAAGATGGTTTCAGAGGCTCAGCGAAGTCGAGCACCGATCCAGAAAGTTGCTGACATAGCTTCGAGCTATTTTGTTCCCGCTGTGGTTGTAATAGCAATCATCGCATATCTTGTTTGGTATTTTGTTGGACCGGAACCAAGAATGACTTATGCCCTGGTCAATGCCATTGCTGTCTTAATTATAGCTTGTCCCTGCGCTCTTGGATTGGCTACGCCAATGTCTATCATGGTGGGAGTCGGCCGGGGTGCGCAGAATGGTATTCTTATTAAAGATGCAGAAGCGCTAGAGATTTTCTCGAAGATTAATACTTTAGTTGTGGATAAGACCGGAACACTCACGGAAGGAAAGCCAACGTTATCGAAAGTTATTTCTACCGCGAACCTTTCTGAAAATGAAGTTTTGAAAATCGCAGCTGCTCTCGAGCGCTCCAGTGAGCACCCCCTTGCACAAGCCATTACAAAGGGTGCTCAAGAGAGACAAATCAATCTTAATATCGAAGTTAAAGAGTTCATCTCCACAACCGGCAAGGGAATCTCGGGAAATTTAGAGGGGAAAAAGTATTCAGTCGGTAACATTAAATGGGCTTCAGAATTAGGTTTCGATTTGAGTAAGTACAATGATGATGTTGAGAAGCTTAGAAAAGATGGTCACACAGTCATGGTACTTATGTCGGCAACGGAAGTTTTGGGCTTTATTGCTGTTGTGGATCAAATCAAAGTGACAACTTCAGAAGCAGTTCGAACACTTCAAGATAATGGTATCGAAGTGA is a window of Bdellovibrio sp. SKB1291214 DNA encoding:
- a CDS encoding TolC family protein — translated: MTSLLIFTQFILVFISAFANEGSTLASLEAQMLSSNPQIRSLEATVKAQKATAQSQFGNFLPQISLNGGYAENKTIQEPSEGYLGYVSGRWNLYRGGEDSSLRTISNSEFQIAQLDLDVKTRALRRQLRETYYSLLANKKNLSILDEKSDFLNKQRQMAQKKINAGLTSNVDSIEIDLEENNILNERESIKAEIERLNKELSTLTGLNISESSVSDRESFDINSIEINIETALQNNPSLKKQDQLEEISHAKVTQQRSEFLPFLDLEASYGRITPEYSDPLNGTESRFALLLSWNLFSGFSSYYRHQATNYGVSTQQFDKKNTRLEIEKDLRNLLTTRESLAKLKIHQQQRLMFAQKYYEMTLSEYKRGIKNSPDLQTATVSLFEAKRRMIELERDITIVNAKITELI
- a CDS encoding efflux RND transporter permease subunit, whose translation is MLDKVIKYALTHRLLVIAFTALVLVYGVWALITLPVDVFPDLNRPTVNIMTEAPGLAPEEVETLVTFPLETALNGLPGVQRVRSSSAVGLSVIYIEFDWGTDIYRNRQMVQEKIALAKEKLPKNATPIMGPIASIMGEIQLIGLSSPDGTVSPLELRTIADWTLRPRLMSIPGVTQVIAIGGGVRQFQILISAEKIQKFQLALDDIEHNLSDLSINSTGGFINIGPQEYLIRNLGAVRSLDDIQNSFVGMHLGRPVRVKDIAEVQEGPQVKRGDASVNGKASVIMTIQKQPGASTIDLTKDIDKALKELSIGLPKGVKIEPDLFKQSRFIENSIHNVKEALRDGVILVLIVLLLFLMNLRTTAITMTAIPLSFVLTAIVFKIFGLSVNTMTLGGLAVAIGELVDDAIVDVENVYRRLRENKLLAKPKNTLKVIFEASSEVRNSIVIATLIVCLVFVPLFSMGGIEGRLFAPLGISYIISLLASMIISLTVTPVLCSYLLSKGELLEHKDGALVRKLKQWDTQILNRSLAHPKIILGVTTALFICAVFLTTFIGRDFLPHFNEGTATITVVATPGISLEESDRLGKKAEELIMKSPEVTSVSRRTGRAEQDEHAEGVHYSEIDVDFKEEGRPRNQVLTEIRRNLSELQGVAVNVGQPISHRLDHLLSGVRAQIAIKIFGPDLSTLRAKASEVQQSLKDVPGLVDLQIEQQVLIPQVKVQLLRDEASKFGVSVGDLAQLLEKALQGEVVGQILEGQKTVDAFMRFDEKSRSNLDLIKRTPLKTLPDGTKVRVEMIADVYETSGPNIINRENAQRRIVVQANSSGRDLESVMADIQSKIKDKVEVPSGYFINYGGQFESQQQASRLMILLGFLSVISVFVILYAHFKSSFISFQVMLNIPMAFIGGVVAILITDGTISIASLVAFVTLCGIASRNGIMMISHYLHLMKHEGEGFTKEMVIRGSLERLVPVLMTALTAILGLLPLVLSKGEPGKEILHPVAVVIVGGLISSTLLDMFVTPTVFYHFGKKSAFKYLKTTDEVSIFESKET
- a CDS encoding metal-sensitive transcriptional regulator, whose amino-acid sequence is MKKANNKSLHPDHGVHKKRLNRVRGQIDGIEKMIDERRYCPDILIQLRAAAKALESIEAEIMQKHIHGCVKTAIKSRDENAVTEKIDEIMMLVKR
- a CDS encoding heavy metal translocating P-type ATPase; its protein translation is MSLKSEKEIELQLIGMSCVNCAAKIEKTLNGFEQVNASVNFATSKAVVSFPSDQWSAHLLVEKIQELGFQAFEIDEDAQTGDIKNIVQKEKEREQRLFFAALILTSPFILEMFYMLGGNGHQELIPRWVQLILATPVQFWIGWRFYRGSYYALRSKSSNMDVLIALGTTMAYVLSVLVTVMNWHHQHVYFEASTMVITLVLAGKYLESKAKKKTSDALEGLVRLQPKTAIVERSGKFEEIEVKDVIVGDTVIVKNAEAIPIDGVVVGGSSSVDESMLTGESIPVAKHVGDKVFAATLNHSGSLRVKATGVGTRTQLAQIIKIVSIAQGSKAPIQRLADKISAIFVPTVVTVSLFTFFLTWMISGDLASAFIAAVSVLVIACPCALGLATPTAVVVGVGKAAHAGVLFRDAKALEVAEKIDVLVLDKTGTITEGKPTVSDVKIGNMVTLENALQIAMSLEEGSSHPLARAIVDEGNKNHIYPVPVDFFESVVGQGVQGKIGTEVYKLGKPEWIADSVHLDKSILHSMEASGQTVVVLASSQEVIAYFAIADKVRESSKVAIQQILSQGIRVVMLTGDNEGTAKAIAKEVGIAEFKHSVKPSDKANFVVALKRKKLTVAMVGDGVNDAPALAMADVSFSMSSGTDIAIEAADVTLMKNDLTSVFAAISLSKFTLRKIRQNLFFAFVYNVFGIPLAALGMLNPIIAGGAMALSSVSVLTNSLMLKRVRLTANAE
- a CDS encoding copper-transporting P-type ATPase, whose amino-acid sequence is MKNGDSHNHHQHHHHQGPILNDMPSIADVTSSKANITYTCPMHPQIRQNKPGNCPICGMSLEPLEPALEEGEDHELSDMNRRFKVSLIFTIPLVLLAMAEMILPFKIHDLSGAISLNYFQLILATPVVLWSGYPLFQRGWISLKTLQLNMFTLIALGTAVAYVYSLVATLLPALFPEVMKNQHTGEVGVYFEAAAAIITLVLLGQVLELRARKQTSGAIKALLGLAPKMALRIRDDKEEFVELSRIVIEDLLKVKPGEKVPVDGVVVQGQSSIDESMITGEPIPVEKEMGSKVTGGTLNGTGTFVMKAEKVGSETLLSQIVKMVSEAQRSRAPIQKVADIASSYFVPAVVVIAIIAYLVWYFVGPEPRMTYALVNAIAVLIIACPCALGLATPMSIMVGVGRGAQNGILIKDAEALEIFSKINTLVVDKTGTLTEGKPTLSKVISTANLSENEVLKIAAALERSSEHPLAQAITKGAQERQINLNIEVKEFISTTGKGISGNLEGKKYSVGNIKWASELGFDLSKYNDDVEKLRKDGHTVMVLMSATEVLGFIAVVDQIKVTTSEAVRTLQDNGIEVIMLTGDNKVTAMAVAEKVGIKNVISDVLPDQKRSIVQDLQKQGRIVGMAGDGVNDAPGLAQAHVGIAMGHGTDVAIESAGVTLIKGDLMGIVKARNLSSATMKNIRENLFFAFIYNFAGVPIAAGVLYPSLGILLSPMFASAAMALSSVSVIGNALRLKRTSI